A window of Hordeum vulgare subsp. vulgare chromosome 5H, MorexV3_pseudomolecules_assembly, whole genome shotgun sequence genomic DNA:
attccaaaaaaatctgaaaagatTTATACAACTAAACAAGTATGTGATCCGTGTGTGTGTAAAATTTTAGGTCAAAATACTTTGAAATGCGACTTgtacaaaaaagataaattcaagaTCTGGAAAAATAAATAGTGTCATGTGTTTAAAAgcttcagatttgtcttttttgcatacCCCTACTTTCAATGTATTTAGTTCTGAAAATTTATTATACCTTCATATATCTATGTAGtatatttttttagaattttttaaaatattaaatatgaatttttatgaaatttaaagtttgaatttaaaggcctgCATAGAGCTCGGACTCCGAAAGCAATTTCGGAGTAGTAGAGTAGTATTAATTCTGATGGGTGGGCCTCACATCTGATTTAACGGACAGCGCAAAATTTGTTGACACGTGGACCTGACCAGCAGGCCGGTCATGTCAGAAATTGGATTAGAATCGTCCAAAACGATCATCAGTGTTTATTGAGAAAATTTACAAGAAAACGGGTAAATTTTTGGGGCACTTAAGGAATGTGATAGCAAATCTGGATATGAACTTAAAATGTGATGGTCTTTTTGTAATTCATTTTGTGTGCCAAGTGGTTGTTTGTTTCTCTCTCCCAAAAAAGTGGTTCTTTGTTTTCCCCTTTTCTTGACAGGAAACCAGTTGCATTTACCACATACAATAGATACAAGCAACACTGTAGCTCAAGCAAGATGTGCTGACAAAAAATCTCAAGTTGGCGCGTCTTTCTTCCTTTCCCTTATATTGATCATTAGAGGCTTCTTGACTTTTCTCTTCCCTAttttgaaaaccatgtacgtattTACAACCAAATTTCAAGTGCCACCAACACCGGGGGGCAAACCAGCTCCTAGCATGTTCAAATATACTGTACATCTTGACTATTTAGGTCACTAAGAAAGCTAGATGAACTACATTCTTTTCACCATTCCAAGATTCAGACTAGAGCTGCACTTCAAGTTCCTCCAGGGGGCAAAACCAGCTCCGGAATTACACACACATGATACACAATGTGCAGCTGTAGAAAGCGTAGTGAGTTACTACCCTTGCTTCCTAGTCACTACTGAGTACCATCAGGTTTCCCGACTTGAAAGGGAAATAACTTCTCTGTTcccaggtgccgaagagctccaaGAAAGTGCAAGCTGGTTTGCATTGACGACATTAAACGAGGAAACAGGAAATAAAGTCTATGCGCAAGATCAGCCCTCGTCGAGGACATCCCATTTTCTTTGGATGGATCTGCTGCGTCTTCTAATGGATGGGCAGGCCCATTCCTGTGATACCTCAGTACCTCCAATCGAGGATCCGATTCTGCGGGGAAACGGGTCGCATCGGGATCATATCTTGACCTGTAAAATAGACAAAAATGGCTGTTATAGTTACAGTAGCAGTAGACATATGGAATATACTGGTAACATTGAAAAGAACAATGCCAATTAAACTATGCTGGATATTGATCAATCTACTCAAAATTATGTGATATTAACCAATAAGACTTACCTGCCCAAGGACTGAAGAAGGTATGTGTTACTCTGACATTGAGCATTCCAGTCCAAGGGGTAGGACAGACTGGTGATGACAAACTGGAACGCCTCCGGATCAGTTTCTCTAAGAATATCCATTATATAATCATACATTTCAGCATAGAGAAAGGACCGGTTTTCCAAAGGAACGTAGCAGATGGGATATCTCATTAGAAAAAAAGGGTCGCCTTGCTGATACCCTTTTATATGCTGTATCAGATGCTTGAACTCAGGGTTAATACTTGAGTCCGTGTAATACTTCTCACTTGTTTCGCTCACCAACTGGTCAAGCAGGTTGCCGAGGGCTGTAAGATTGGCCTTTGTGCCCTCGGCGGTTCTTTCCTTCAAGTTAGCAACCAGTAACTTTGGAATCTCAAAGTAGTCTGTGACAATTATGTTCTCCGGACGCAAGCTTTCAAAACAGTAACCAGAGGAAATAACGTCTAATGGCATATTGGTTATTCTGAATAATATCTGTTTCACACTCTCTGTAAAACTTGCTGGCGGATTAAGCCATCTCTGCGTTTGGCCTACTGGTTCTTGATCACACATTATATCAGTCTCCCTTTTGGCACCCGTCTTCTTCCCTGGCAAAAGGCTCTTGACAAAATCTATAACCGGTGTGCCATTCTCCCCTGGTAAAAGGAGATAATGGCAGATCCTTGGAGGCTTGTTGATTACAGCCTTCTTTTTGGcacccgtcttcttcttcttcggtggcatTTCCTTAGTGCCTAAGAAACAACTAGCAGTTATTTAATGACTCACCCCCAAAAAAAAAACTATAACAAGAGAGGACTGAGTAGATACAGGTATAATATACACACCTGCATGATAAAACAGGACAGAAGTTAGTCCATCTACTTTGAAGGATAAATAAGTGAATTGGGCACTGGGCTTCATGTCCTTCCCCTTCGCAGGTAACAACACCAACGCAGGAactgtttcaaaaaaaaatagtAAATTGTTATTTACAAGGGGGGAAAACTGCAAGTTTCCTTTTCTATTCCAGCAACAAAAATGTGCAGTTCTGTGTTAAGGCAGGGAAAGAGTTTATGCAGTTATACACAATCAGCAAAAAAAAATGTGCAGTTCTGTGTTAAGGCAAAAAAAAAAGAGCTGCGTTTTTTTAGTTCAAACAACAAAACCAGGTGGGTCACATGCCCGCGGACATCAGCAGGTGGGTCACATGCGAGATCCGCATTGTCCCTTCTCCATACCaatattcatcatcatcttcatttttctgttcccacataaaaatagtttttgttcgCTATACATGCAATGCAACAACATTTAGACATCTCAGCTTTATCTTGTTTAAGTGATATAGGCAACAAATTCACATTTTACCTACCTTCTTTTTTGGAAGACATCTTTCCTACATAAGCAAACTAAGTCATCCACTGCCCTAGAATATAGTCGCCACACCCAATTACAAATTGACCAATCAATCACACAATGACGCCCCACTCCTAATTCATGAAGCAGTCACCCAAACACGAACACATAGTCGCCCGTCACCTCCCACAAAATCGACTAACCGGGGTTGAACTAAGTTGCCAAGGGCTATTGTGAGCAAGGAGTCGCCCTCCGCCCAATACGTAGTCGCCGCACCGGCGCACCCAAGCACCAAGTCGTCCACACCTAATCCGGTATGGAGTCGCACAAACTCATACATAGTCGCCCGCCACCTCCCACAAAACAGACTAGTGAGGGTGAACTAAAGTATCGCGTGCAAGGAGTCACCGTCGCCCTAGTACATAATTGCCGCCCCCCGGCACAAACTTAGgccaacccaacacactaagTTTCCCTACACCTAATCCAGGATGGCCCAAACATACATAATGGCTCGCCACCTCCCATAAAATATACTAGAGGGGGCGAACAAAGTCGCCTATGGCTATCGCGCGCACGGAGTTGCCAACCGTCCAGTATATAGTTGTCGCACTCAAGCACATACTCGACCAACCCAACACAATAAGTCGCCCAACACCTAATGCAGGATGGAGTGACCCAAACCTCAATACATAGTCGCCCGCCACCTCCCACAAAATAGACTAATCGAGGACAAACAAAGTTCCTTACGGCTATCGGACGCAAGGAGTCACCCACCTCCTTAGTATATAGTTGTCGCACCCAAGCACAAACTCGaccaacccaacacactaagTCGCCCCACGTCTAATCCATGACGGAGTTGCCCCCGCGCCGCCCTGCCAAGTCGACTAACCGGAGCAAGCTAAGGCGCCTACGGTTATTGGACGCAAGGAGTCGCCCACCTCCCGTTATGTAGTCACCGCACCCAAGCACAAACTCGAGGAAACCAACACACTTAGTCATCCCACGCCTAATCCATGACGGAGTTATCCAAACCCCAATACATAGTCGCCACTCCTCCCCACCAAGTCGACTAACCGGAGCCAACCAAGTCGCCTACGGCTATCGGACGCAAGGAGTCGCCCACTGCCCATTAAGTAGTCCCTGCATCCAAGCACAAACTCGACCAACCCAACATACTAAGTCGCCCCACGCCTAATCCATGATGCTCAAACCCCAATACATAGTCGCCGCGCCGCCCTGCCAAGTCGACTATGACAATTGCATGCAAGGAGTCGTGTGCACTATCCAAGTATCTAGTCGCCGCACCCAAGCATGAACTCGACCAATCCAACACACTAAGTCACTCTATGCACAATCCACGACGGAGTCACCCAATCCACGACAGAGTCTTCTTCAAAATTATCAACTTGTTGCAAGCTTCTCATATGATGTTTTGTTGATTTGGTGCATAGATGTATGAAATTTATACCAAGTTTGATgtgtgtgatgttcctttgatttGGTACAAAGAacaactatatataggaggttTGATTGAGTTGGTGCTGCAGTGTAAGGCCATCAATGGGATGTTGACGGGGACTAACCGAACAGACTATGTTGTACAGGGATCAGCAGGGTTTGTTGGTTAGGGGATTGGGTGACGAGGTGGGGGAACACCAAATCCTTGGGTGGGTCTAATCCCCTAGAGGTTTGGTTCCAGTGGAACCGAACAATGCCTTAGGCCTCGTTCGGCAGCGGTGTATTTGCAGGCTTCAACGGGTATTTTACCGGTCGGTATAGTAATCCCGAAAATTCCCAGCAGGCCCACTCGGTACCACGGTATTGGACCGGCCCATCCCGAAAATTGCACCCCAAACCCTCCAGTATTCGTGTGAGAGGAGACACGACCTAACCCTCGTGAAATTTCTCCCTCGGCTGTGacggcgccgcctcctccgcccTCCTCCCTCCCGTAGTTCGCCGTCGGTTTGCTCTCTTCCTCAACTCCGTCCAAGCCGAGCCAGATGCTGCCTCAGATCCCGAGGCCTCTTGGCtcttgacgtcgtcgtcgtccacTCCGTTGCCGCTGCCGTCCGCGCTGCCTCAGCCCCTATCAGCTCCGACGTCCAGATCCTTCCGAAAACGTGTCATTTTCGCCGGTATGGACTGGTTCCACctcacccctcccctctgtctaGGGTTTCACCGTTGGTGTGCTCCTATGATTCTTTGACAGCCTTGTATATTCTTAGTTCTTGCCAATATGTTTGTGGCTAGCTTTGGTCTGCAGCTTCTAGTTAAGATGCACTTACATCTTTGATTACAGAGGTGATGCCTTCCTTTGTTGAATTtatatcaagatcaagaacaactcATACTTGCTAATTCTGTTTTTAACATGAGTTCAGTTAGTAGTAGGTGCTGTTTTCTCAGCACTAAGGTTGATTAAAATGGCATCTGAATAGATTCAGTAAATCTACACATGTGTAGAACTGGAGGCTAGTTGATCTATACATGTGTAGGTATGTAGATATGTTAATTAAGATTTTAACTCGGACGTGCTACCAACAGTATTTGATTGTTCCACCAAACAGCATGGTAACTTTGCCGACCGGCCGCGTTTGCTTGTTTAGGGACCTCTAGACTGTCACCGGGCAATATATGATGCATACCTCGTTCGTTCCTAAGTTCACAAAAAGGGAATAGAGGGTACTCTCTCCATAAGGAAATATAAAAGTATTTAGATCATTACAGAGGAAGTATCTCTCAACGGCTGTACAGGGAGGGGTTGCAAACCCTTGAAAAAATGGTATATGACAGGACagttatatatatttatttatttttgaaacGAAGACAAATGATCTGCATCATCTGAAAATAGTGTTACACTCTctttgttcttaaatataagtctgaccttatgttgtcaaatatataGGGGTTACTTTGATTTAGTTTGAATTAACTGGGTGATATATGGCTGGGTGAGAAATTTACTGGGTGATATAAGTCTGACCTTATGTTGTCAAATTGGGTGATATAAGTCTGACCTTTGATTTAGTTTGAATTAACTGGGTGATATAAGTCTGACCTTATGTTGTCAGATTGAGAACGTGCCAGAGCTACTATAGTCTCCTGGTTGTTTTTGTGCTACCACATATCATTATGACCATCTAAATGTTTCTGGTTGCTAATTGTACTGTCCATCTCTACGTTATGCATATGTTCCGGTCTTCGCATATAcactcaagttcctatggtccatAACACTTGTAgtagttttgtttgttttttttttttgcctttttttcaTGTGGGCTCAAGGTCACTGCTTTCTTGCAGAGTTATTCTGAGTCTTCACTGCAAGAACCAGATAGTAGCAAAGGAAAGAGTTGCCGCCCCCAGAAGCTAGTTGTGATGGAATTATTTTAGGACCTGCTACTTTGTTCATGAAGTGTGTGCCATTCCTGATATATTTGCACTACTTTGTAATATTCATATTATGCACCATTGTCCATTTGATAGCAAGGTGCTCGTTGTGATGGATTGTGTATGGGTTATAGCAAGTTTttcttgctatgatgttgtttaagtTGAAAagatttgatttttattttgcacCATCTTATCTGTTGTGTTGCTGCTTGTACGCAAATGTTGCACAGCTGTTGTAATTTGTATTATTTTGCTGCTGTACCAAACATAGGAAATTATGGGGGTGTGGGATTTTTGGGGAATTGAGGGGATTTGGTGGAGGGGAGAGTATCACCAAATCCCCACCAATCCCCAAGCCCCTTGGGGGTGGAAAAACACAACTGCCGAATGAGGCCTTAGGGTTCTTGCAGAGTTTTTCTAAGCAACTACTATGCTTTTTATTTTTTG
This region includes:
- the LOC123395382 gene encoding uncharacterized protein LOC123395382, whose translation is MLKKTNSRPNRRLHLIPFSSRRRRCRSRSRRRRRRRSRSRRIPQAGDYPNTLPSSSSLGGWIFPPAAAPEGNLGLAERGIDGGARVVGGARRSTSRAPRFRIPSRCGAAAREDQVSPSVPALVLLPAKGKDMKPSAQFTYLSFKVDGLTSVLFYHAGTKEMPPKKKKTGAKKKAVINKPPRICHYLLLPGENGTPVIDFVKSLLPGKKTGAKRETDIMCDQEPVGQTQRWLNPPASFTESVKQILFRITNMPLDVISSGYCFESLRPENIIVTDYFEIPKLLVANLKERTAEGTKANLTALGNLLDQLVSETSEKYYTDSSINPEFKHLIQHIKGYQQGDPFFLMRYPICYVPLENRSFLYAEMYDYIMDILRETDPEAFQFVITSLSYPLDWNAQCQSNTYLLQSLGRSRYDPDATRFPAESDPRLEVLRYHRNGPAHPLEDAADPSKENGMSSTRADLAHRLYFLFPRLMSSMQTSLHFLGALRHLGTEKLFPFQVGKPDGTQ